One genomic segment of Arachis duranensis cultivar V14167 chromosome 4, aradu.V14167.gnm2.J7QH, whole genome shotgun sequence includes these proteins:
- the LOC127746772 gene encoding uncharacterized protein LOC127746772 has protein sequence MEKFIKKLAEVQAQHVEAQAQGMELPPIDEDLIWEEVCGGQKKNRVYGKGAFFSSSIKSRTTSANSVSGRASTNQNSVPDLREQIHNLNEELFQRVTQQTDERISKLLDTRLAPLEKTQKKLEKLERAIGKAKKEKLKQKRWNEAYVSYYKKVRASSSSTTAPPPPPPPPPSISSDEDYDDDGDEDDTEDYS, from the exons ATG GAGAAGTTTATAAAAAAGTTAGCAGAAGTTCAGGCCCAACATGTTGAGGCTCAAGCACAAGGAATGGAGCTACCACCAATTGATGAAGACTTGATTTGGGAGGAAGTGTGTGGTGGGCAAAAGAAGAATCGAGTTTACGGAAAAGGAGCATTCTTTTCTAGCTCTATTAAGTCTAGAACCACTTCTGCCAACTCTGTATCTGGAAGAGCATCTACAAATCAAAATTCTGTTCCTGATTTGCGAGAACAGATTCATAATCTCAATGAAGAGCTTTTTCAACGTGTTACTCAACAGACAGATGAGCGTATTAGTAAGTTGTTAGATACACGCTTGGCTCCTTTGGAAAAGACTcaaaagaagttagaaaagttAGAACGGGCAATTGGAAAGGCCAAGAAGGAAAAGCTGAAACAGAAGAGATGGAATGAGGCTTATGTTAGCTATTACAAGAAGGTTAGAGCGTCAAGTAGTTCCACTACTGCTCCACCGCCACCGCCACCGCCGCCACCTTCAATCTCTTCGGATGAAGACTATGATGATGATGGGGATGAAGATGACACTGAGGACTATAGTTGA
- the LOC107484140 gene encoding serine carboxypeptidase-like 17, producing MEWNRCNRSLSYTYDVTSTVPYHKYLINKDYKVLIYSGDHDAVIPYLGTMTWIKSLNLSLKRDWLPWYVGGQVGGYTLQYTQGNYNLVYATVKAR from the exons ATGGAATGGAACAGATGCAATCGGAGTTTATCTTACACCTATGATGTCACAAGCACTGTACCATATCACAAGTATCTTATTAACAAAGACTATAAAGTTTTGATTTAcag TGGAGATCATGATGCAGTTATTCCATATTTGGGTACAATGACATGGATAAAATCTCTGAATTTGTCGCTCAAACGAGACTGGTTACCGTGGTATGTAGGTGGACAAGTAGGAGG ATATACATTGCAGTATACACAGGGGAATTATAACCTAGTGTATGCAACTGTGAAGGCAAGATAA
- the LOC107484138 gene encoding glucan endo-1,3-beta-glucosidase 14, whose product MATFISRMPCSYILLLFLLFADIMLFRRAASFGINYGQVANNLPTPDKVLELLGTLKITRTRIYDTNPEILKAFANSEIEIIVTVENQILSQLNDPQQALQWVSNNIKPYLPDTKITGIQVGNEVYTDENPTMFQYLVPAVINIQNALSQLSISSNIQVSSPSSLAVLQESYPPSAGTFKNEITETMTQFLSFLSKTNSPFWINAYPFFAYKDNPNEIPLDYVLFNPSGGMVDPNTKLHYDNMLYAQVDAVAFAIAKLGFNDIEIRVSETGWPSKGDSDEAGATVQNAATYNRNLFRRQMENEGTPLKPRMRLEAYLFALFNEDLKPGPTSERNYGLFQPDESMAYNVGLSAFATTSNPSTSISLTSSATHNKATPPKKYQSLFCCLFVYLLTSTLCGFV is encoded by the exons ATGGCAACATTTATCAGCAGAATGCCATGCAGCTATATTCTTCTGCTGTTTCTTCTCTTTGCAG ATATCATGCTTTTCCGACGCGCAGCGTCGTTCGGAATCAACTACGGCCAAGTAGCCAACAATTTACCAACACCAGACAAGGTCCTTGAACTCTTAGGCACCCTAAAGATAACAAGAACAAGAATCTATGACACCAATCCTGAGATTCTGAAAGCTTTTGCCAACTCAGAAATTGAAATCATTGTAACAGTTGAGAACCAAATACTAAGCCAGTTAAATGATCCACAACAAGCACTTCAATGGGTAAGCAACAACATCAAACCCTACCTACCAGACACAAAAATCACAGGAATCCAAGTAGGCAACGAAGTTTACACAGATGAGAATCCAACAATGTTTCAGTACCTTGTTCCAGCAGTGATCAACATCCAAAATGCATTATCTCAGCTAAGCATTTCATCGAACATCCAAGTCTCATCACCAAGCTCCCTTGCAGTTCTTCAAGAATCATACCCTCCTTCAGCTGGTACCTTCAAGAATGAGATAACTGAAACCATGACACAATTCTTAAGCTTCTTATCAAAAACAAATTCACCATTTTGGATCAATGCATACCCTTTCTTTGCATACAAAGACAACCCAAATGAAATCCCATTAGACTATGTTCTCTTCAATCCAAGTGGGGGAATGGTTGATCCAAACACAAAATTACACTATGACAACATGCTATATGCGCAGGTAGATGCAGTTGCATTTGCAATTGCAAAGTTAGGGTTCAATGATATTGAAATTAGGGTTTCAGAAACAGGGTGGCCTTCAAAGGGGGACAGTGATGAAGCAGGAGCAACAGTGCAGAATGCAGCAACATACAATAGGAACTTGTTTAGGAGACAAATGGAAAATGAAGGAACACCATTGAAGCCAAGGATGAGATTGGAGGCTTATTTGTTTGCATTGTTCAATGAAGATTTGAAGCCAGGACCAACTTCTGAGAGAAACTATGGATTGTTTCAACCTGATGAATCCATGGCTTATAATGTTGGCCTTTCTGCTTTTGCAACTACTTCTAATCCCTCCACTTCAATTTCTCTTACCTCCTCTGCCACTCACAATAAG GCAACACCACCAAAGAAATACCAAAGCTTGTTCTGCTGCCTGTTTGTGTATTTGCTGACTTCAACACTTTGTGGCTTTGTCTAG